In Anthocerotibacter panamensis C109, the sequence TAGCTTCTAAAAAGTCCTTTGCAGCTTGTGTGCCCCTGCTAGAGTAACGAGTGTAGCTACGGGATAACATCATGGTGCTCAGCGCTGAGAAAACGCCCTATAGCGTGTTGGTAGGCACTTATCGGTTCGCGCCCTTCGTCCCCATCGGCGTCACGGTCTCTGAGGAGAACGGCCATCTTTATGCTCAGGCGACGGGTTTTCCGAAAGGGCAACTCTCCCCCCAAACAGGGCTCACGTTTGCCTTTACAGCAGTGAATGCTCAGATTACCTTCGTCAGAGATGAGCATGGCAAGGTCACGCAGCTCCACCTCACCCGCGACGGCCAAAAGCTCCCCCCGGCGCGTAAGGTCTCCTAATAACCCGATGGCGATCCCCATTACCCTCGCTGCGATCCAAAGCGCCCACAAACAGATCCGGGCTCACGTGCACTACACGCGGCTGCTCAGCAGTCGGGTTTTCGACGAAAAAGCCGGGTGTCACGTCCACTTTAAGGCTGAGCATGAGCAGAAGACCGGGAGTTTCAAAGTCCGGGGAGCCTTCAGTAAGATTGTGGGTCTGCCGCCGGAAGTCCGGGCTCGGGGGCTGCTCACCCATTCCTCGGGGAATCATGGGCAGGCGGTGGCCTATGTCGCGCAGGCTTTTGGGGTTCCGGCGGTGGTCGTGGTCCCTGAGAGCGCGGCGCAGATCAAGGTCGCGGCGATGAAAAGCTATGGAGCCGAAGTCCTCTTCTGTGGCGACTCCACCGATGCCCGCCTGGAGAAAGTAGCCCAAGTGCTGTCCACACGGGGCCTCACGCTCATCCCGCCCTACGATGACTGGGATATTATCCAAGGACAGGGGACGGTCGGCGTGGAAATGCTCCTGCACGCCCCAGAAACGTCGGTCTTGGTCATTCCTGTGGGGGGTGGAGGTTTGTTGGCGGGGATTGCCCTTGCCGCCAAAGCGCTAAAGCCGGGGATAAAAATTTATGGCGTCGAAACGGAGACGGCAGGGGACGCTTATCAGTCGTTTTATGCTGGGGAGCGGGTGAAGATTAGCGCCCCGGTCACGATTGCAGACGGTATCCGCACGCAAATGCTCGGGGAACGCAACTGGGAGGTGATCCGCACGCATGTAGATGGGATGCTCCTCGTCAGTGAAGCTGAAGTTCTGGAGACCCTGTATTTTCTTATCACCCGGCTTAAAGTCTGGGTCGAACCTACCGCCGCTGTCGCTGCTGCGGCCCTCTTCACACGCAAAGTTCCTGACGTAGCAGGCCAAGTTGCTACTACTATTCTCTGTGGCGGGAATGCAGATCTAGACCTGCTTGCCCGCCTTGTTCGGTAGCGCAAGCATGCAGGGCCGCGTAAGATAGCGCCATAACAAGTCCGGCGACGATGGAACCCACCCTGGGCATTACCACCTCAATCTTTGACCTCTTTAAAGTCGGGCCGGGGCCATCAAGTTCCCACACTATCGGTCCGATGAAGGCGACATTAGATTTTTGGCATCGCCTGCACGACCTCCCGGAACCTCTTCTGGACCGGGCTTCTGCGGTTGAGATTCACCTTTTTGGGTCGCTCAGCGCCACGGGGAAAGGCCATGGCACCGACCGGGCCGTAGTCGCCGGACTCCTGGGTTGGACGCCTGAGACCTGTGACCCGAGTGCTTTTTCAGCCCTGCTCAAGCGCCCGGAGGACCGCTATAGCCTTCAGGTCCGGGGGCGGGTCATTCCTCTGAGTGCTGCGGATATCCATTTTGAGCGCGGGCAGCACCCTTTCCCTTTCAGCAACACCCTGATCCTGCGGTTGCTGGCACGAGACGGGGTGCTCTGGGAAGAGGAATATTATTCAATAGGCGGTGGCTTTATCCATCGCAAAGGCGAAGAATCTGTCTTGCTTTCGGGCGTCCTGCCTTACCCCTACACCACGATGAACGAGCTAAAGCGGCTCCTGCACACCCATAATCGCACCCTCCCCGACGTGATCCTGGCTAATGAGATGGCCCTGACCGGGTGCTCGCGCAAGGAGATTTATCAGCGTATCGATCGGATTTTCAGCTTTATGCACCGGGCTGTGCGCCGGGGGTTGCGGACGAAGGGGACGCTCCCTGGCTTCATCAAATTGGAGCGTAAAGCCCCATTGCTTTACCGCAAAGCGCAGGCTTGCGCCAATACCTCCGACAGCTTCCTGATTTTCCTCAATGCCTATTGTCTGGCAGCGTCCGAGGAGAATGCAGCAGGTCATGTAGTCGTGACCGCTCCGACTTCGGGCGCTTCGGGGGTCATTCCGGGGGTGAGCTATCTCTTAAAGGAGCACTACCACCACCCCAAGCAAAAATTGCGCGAGGGACTGATGGCGGCGGCAGCGGTGGGCTTTTTGGTCAAGCACAATGCGAGTATTTCAGGAGCGGAGATGGGCTGTATGGGGGAGGTAGGGACCGCAGCGGCGATGGCAGCGGCTATGCTCACCCACTGCGCCGGATACAGCATCAAGGCTGTCGAGGCGGCGGCGGAAATCGCCATCGAACATCACTTGGGCATGACCTGTGATCCCATCGGCGGCTATGTGCAGATCCCCTGCATCGAACGCAACGCCATGGGGGCGGTCAAAGCCTATAATGCCTACCTCCTCGCCTCCTCCGGGGACCAAATACTTCAAAAAATTTCTCTAGACCAAGTGATCCGAGTGATGCGGGCGACGGGTCAGGACATGTCCAAAAAATATAAAGAAACCTCGGAAGCAGGCTTAGCTTTGAGCAGTACAGAGTGTTGAAGTACACCCTGAAGGTGGGATAACTACTCCCAGACCATTCCCCCAAGGGCTGTAAGGTGCTTGTATAATCATGTGACACAACACATGCACACCTTGGCTCAAAAGAACTCGCAATTAAACGCTCAAGGTCCGCTAATCTGTTAAAAGGTTGCTGTACCATCATGAAGCGATTCGCTGCCCTGGTCGAACAAAGTTTTTACACAGCTATTCGCTGGTGCCTCAAGCATCAAGCACCCGCGCTATTGGTCATCCTCCTGGCAGTGGTGATCCCCATCGGGACGCTCAACGTTCTGGAATACCGCTCCATGGCGAAGTTTGAGAAGGATAGTACTGAGACTGTGCAGAACCAACTTCAGTACATTTTGGGTCGCTTGGTTCTTGAGGTCCACGACAGTCTGCGTCAGGGCGGGGGGCTCTGGTTTCATTCGGTGGTAGACCGGGAACATGTAGAACTGCTGAAGGGTAACGCTGTTCTTCGGCAGAAGATTGTCAATACACTACAGGATGAACTCCACAAACAACTTAAGGATTTTAGTAAAGAGCTACTCGATCCCATGATATTTGTCCTGGCTCCAAAATCTGGAGGCTCCTGGCAAGCGACCTTCCCCAAACGACCTCAGGACAAGAAATACAACGTAGCCGCCCTCAATTCCCGCGATTATTTTATATCCCTAAAATCAGTGGAACAAGATGTAGGTTATCTCTTTTACTATGATGAGCCGAGTGCATCTTTGATCTTGCTCCATCCTATTTCTTCGCAAAAGCTTCACTCTTTTGAAGAGGAGGGGCCGCCCCGTCCGATTCAAGCCGTTATGGGTGTGATCTTTCCGAGAGAATTTTTATCTACAAAACAGAACTTTGAGAGCTTGACCCGACGGGGAAAAGTAAATCGTTTTTATACCACGCCGATGGATGATGTGATCGCTAATGCCAACTATAATTTCCGGGTCCGAGACGAGCGGGGCAATCTTATCTTCACAGACCTTGCAGCCGGTCAAGATTGGGAAAAGCTCTCGAAGCAGGGCAACTATATTACCTCTGACCTGACGATTACCCCGGAGCAGAAATTCCTCACTGGCTGGCAGTTCTCGGTCATGACCCGCAGCAATCTCCAACAGATCACCAATTTCAGTCTGGGACAGATGTATTGGGCGAGTGGTCTAGTGGCAATCGCCTTGGTACTGCTGTTGGTCATTACGCTCAGAGCAGGTCTGGTAGCAGTCAAAGTCTCGGATATGAAATCAGACATCGTCTCTGGGGTCTCCCATGACCTCAAGACCCCCCTCGCCGGGATCATTGCTTCCGCTCAACTCCTCGCTTCGGGGCGCGTCAGTGGCAAAGAAGAGACGCAGCAGTTCTCCGGTTATATCGTGACGGAGGCCCAACGGCTGACTGAAGTAGTCGAGAAAGTGCTGACCCTCGCCAAATTGGAGTCGCGCCAACTCAAAATGAAACCCGCTGCGATCACGGTCCCGGAACTGGTAGACCAAGCGATCCAATCCATCAGTCGCGCCTTCCCGGATGCCATGATCCTCAAGGGCGGGATTCCTCGGGGGGTGATCTATGGCGACAGTCAGGCACTGACCACAGTGCTGGTCAACTTGATGGAGAATTCCATCCGCTACTCCAAAGACCGGGCATGGGTCAAGATCCAAGCGTTTTGGAGTCAGCATGGCGAGAAGCGGACCCTGCATGTGCAGGTCGAGGACCATGGCGTTGGTATCCCTGCTCACGAGCAACCCTTTATTTTTCAGAAGTTTTACCGGGTGCGCAACGGTCTGGTGACCGATACGGACGGCACTGGGCTGGGTTTGGCTATTGCTTCACAGATCATCCGTGCCCATCATGGTCACATCCATGTCGAGAGTGAAGTGGGCGTTGGCAGCAAGTTTATCGTGAGGCTCCCCTATGAACGGCCCAATTTTGGTAGTTGAAGACGACGCCACCCTCGCCCAAGTCCTACGCAAAACCCTGGAGTCCGAAGGCTTCACCGTCCTCTTAGCCCGCGATGGGCGAGCAGCGCTGGAGATGGGCCGTCAGCCCGACCTCCAGATGATCATCCTCGACTTGATGCTGCCGCGCATCGGCGGGCTGGAAGTCTGCCAACGCCTACGCCAGGAAAATATCACCACGCCCATCATCATGCTCACCGCCCGTGGGCTCGACACGGACAAAGTTTTTGGCCTCAGACTGGGTGCAGACGACTATCTGACCAAGCCCTTCAACATTGACGAACTACTTGCTCGCATCGAAGCGATCCGCCGCCGCTCGAGTCAATCGGAGAAAGCCCCCCGGCAGTTGTCGGTGGGTGATATTGAGATCGACTTTCAGCGCATGTCAGTCACCAAACAGGGCCGCAACCTCGAACTCTCCTCCCGAGAATTTCAAGTCCTCGAATGTCTGGTCAAGTACGCAGGCCAAACCGTCGAGCGCGAAAAGATTTATCAGGAAGTCTGGGGCTACGACACGGCTGTAACTAACCGCACCATCGACTTCCATATCGCCCGCCTGCGTCAGAAACTGGAGGACAACCCCCGCGAGCCCCGCTATATCCTGACCGTCCATCGCTCGGGCTATCGCTTCGTGGTTTAGTCTCCAAGTTGTCGTAGGCTGCTGCGTGATATACTTGTACTTAAGTGTTTTTGACCTGCCCATGCATACAGTCAAGTTTGTTTGTTGGGAAGAAGATGGGGTATGGCTGGGGTATTTCCAAGACTACCCTGACTACTGGACTCAGGGAGAGACGCTGGAGAATCTTAAGGAATACCTCAAAGACCTGTATATTGACTTGAGTAGTGGGCAACTACCGGGTATTCGCAGGGTTGAAGAGTTGGTTGTCACATGAAGCGGGTTGATCTATTAAAGAAGATTGAGAGCTTTGGCTGTGTTCTTGTGTGCCATGGAGGGAAGCATGATTGGTATCAAAATCCTCTCACTAACATGTATCAACCTATCCCCGACATAAAGAGATAAAAGAAGGTTTGGCAAAACACATAATCAAAATGCTTAGCAACAACAGCCCATGAGTGAATAGAACACTAAAAGAGGAGACAGTATGCGTTCTAGGCCTTCATGCCCGCAGCCGAATAAACTTGGCCCTAACCTTGCACTTGGACTTGGTATCGCCTCTGGCTTTGCGCTTTTGCTCGGTCTTGGTGTCGGCTCCAATATAATCTCCGGGGATGAATTCGTGCCTCTTGCATCCTTCGGACTTGCGATAACAGCATCTATCGCTGTGGCACTCACGGGCAAATAATTTGCTGGAGCGGTGGCGCGGTCCTGTGTGAGAGCAAATAAGAGGAGGGTAAGCAAGCGCTCACCCCCTCTCGGGAATAAATATCCCTGGACCTGTCGTTACGCGCCCAGACGAATATTTGTAAACTCAATCGCTGTATATTTCTTCTGGCCCATTTCCGTGCCGCTCACGATCTGTTTAGTCATGAGGTAGTGGCCGTCGAAGGGGGTGTAGAAGTCCTGGAAGCGGACCTGCCGGACTACTTGACCGTCTTTAGGATTGGTGAAGACCGCGTTGTAGTCGGTGGAGATATAGCCGTTACCTGTGTCGAGTTTTTCTAAATGGTTGATGGTGAAAGCGACCCGACCCATCACCCTGGAGACCATAACCACCTGCTGGTCGCGCACCTTGTAGTGAGAGCCCATGGCGTCGCCGCCAACCAGAATCGCCTGCGCCCCGGTGCTATCCGGTTCCCCATCAAAAGCAAAGGTGTGATTGCCGTGAGACTCTTCAAAATAGGAACGCTTGCGGTGGACTACCACATCCTTGAGTTGGTTACGCAGCCATTCCTGGGCTTTGGGGTCTTCCGTTTGGACTTCCACCTGCAACCCGGCAGTAATCGTCACCTGCCCCGTGTGGGTTACCCCGTCCAACTCCAGCGTGAAGCCTGCACTATAGCCCGGAAACGAACTATCCCAGGTGTACCGATTTTCGTAGGCAGCCTTAAAAAGGTCACGGGCGTCAGTGGCTACAGTTTGCGTCATGGCGGTTTTGTTTCTCTGGCTACAGTTGATCAGTGTATCAGAAGGACTAAGAGGGGAGCTATAGCCGGGAGTGGGCGGTGAACCTGAGCGGATTCCCGATAGCGGAGGGGTTTTGAGAAGTTTCCGAACCGGCTAGGCTATGGTATCAAAAGTTGCGCTGCGGTCAATTGGACTATAGAGCAAGTCAAGATTGCGCAGGAACAGCGAACATCAGCCGCCCACGACAAGCCACACACGTTAGCTGCTCCCTTCAGGGCACTCAGCGGATAGATTTTAGGGCGAGAGTCTGCCAATATAGTCACGGCACAGGGGTCAACCGGAGCAGGGGCATGAATGGATGGCAAGCAGCAGTACTCGGTCTGGTTCAAGGGATAACAGAATTTTTGCCTATTAGTAGCACAGCCCATTTAAAAGTGATCCCGGTCCTTTTGGGCTGGGGCGATCCGGGTGTAGCCTTTACCGCCATCATTCAACTAGGAAGCCTGGGAGCCGTGCTCACCTACTTCGCCCAAGACCTATGGACTATTGCCCGTGGGGCATGGCAGGGGCTACAGACGGGAGACCGCAAACGCCTGGAGGTACGCCTCTTCTGGTCGCTGCTTATCGGGACACTGCCGATTGTTGCCGTAGGGCTCGCCCTCAAACCCTTCCTAGAGCGCGACGACAATCCCCTACGCGGGATTCCGACCATTGCCATCGCCTCCATCGTCATGGCACTACTCCTTGGGGTGGCAGAGGTCTTGGGCAAGCGCAAGCGTCCGATCGAGAAAGTGCGGGTCTTAGACGGCATCCTCATCGGCTGCGCCCAAACTCTGGCGCTCGTACCGGGCGTTTCCCGCTCCGGCTCCACGCTCACCACTGCCCTCTTTTTGGGGTTGCAACGGGCGGATGCGGCGCGGTTTTCCTTTTTACTGGGTATTCCAGCCATCTTTTTGAGCGGGTTACTCGAACTCAAAACCCTCTACGACTGCCAAAAACCCAACGCCGAAACTATCTGTAACAGTTTGGCTGCGACCAACTGGGGTGTCCTGGCTATCGGGGTTGTCTCCTCGGCGGTCTTTAGCTATCTCGCCATCGCCTGGTTGCTCCAATTTCTCAAGACCCGCTCCACGCTTGTCTTTATCGGCTATCGGCTCCTCTTTGGGGTGGGACTGCTGTGGCTGGTCGGTTCGGGGCTAATCCGCTCCTAGGGCATGCTCACTTATTTCCTATTGATTCGCTCTATTGTTATTTTGCCTACTACTGTATGTCAGGGCTTGCGGTAGAGATATATGATTCTCAACCGAGGCTCTTGATGCGTTTTGTGAGGATAGGTTTACGGATCGTGCTTGGAGTGGGGATATGGGCAGGGTCTATGGGAGCCCGGATCGAAGCTCAGGCGGTCACACATCCGCTAGATGCCCTGAGTGCTAAAGAAATCACTGCGACTGTCGCAGTCCTTAAAGCCTCAGGCAAGGTTGATAAAGAGAGTCGCTTCGCTGCCATCATGCTCAAGGAACCCGCCAAAGCGACGGTGTGGAAGTGGCAGCCGGGGCAGCCTTTGGCTGGTCGGCAGGCTTTTGTAGCGGTCAAGAAGGGTCCCAAAGCCTTTGAGGCCATCGTGGACCTCACCGCCCGCAAGGTCACAGACTGGAAAGAAATTGAAGGCGTCCAACCCGTGGTGGTCGAAGAGGAGTATGAGATGGCGAAGAAGCTCTTCAAAGCTGACCCCCGCCTCAAGGCAGCCCTCGCCAAGCGCGGCATCAAGGACCTAAAAAAAGAAGTCGAGTGCGGCGGGGTTGCTCCGGGCTATTTTGGTCCTGAAGTGACGGGTGACCGCAGGCTTCTAGCGATGCAGTGCACGCTCAATACAGAAGACAAAAATGAATATGCCCACCCCATCTCTGGGATCAAGGCCACTGTAGACCTAAACGAGCGGAAGATCATCAGCTTTGAGGACACCGGCGTTGTCCCCATCCCCCACAAAATCACAGGTTTTGGTAACCAAAAGATCATCTTGAAACAGGTTGGGAAGCTGGACAAAGCCCCCAAGCCCCTAAAAATCACCCAGCCTAAAGGAGCATCCTACCGGCTCAGGGGGCAGTTGGTGGACTGGATGAACTGGCAGTTTCACTTTCGGATGGACCCTCGGGTGGGTCTGGTGGTCTCGACGGTGACCTACAACGACCGGGGCAAGGTGCGCCGAGTGATGTACGAGGGTTCTCTGGGCGAGGTATTTGTCCCCTATGGCGACCCTAGTCTGGATACCTTTGACCGCACTTATTTAGACGCGGGCGAGTTTTATCTGGGCCGACTGACTGCCCCGCTCCAAAAGGATTTGGATTGTCCGGCGAATGCCACCTACTTCGATGCCATCTTCGCCAAGCACAAGGGCACTATCGAGCGCCGCGTGCAGGCGGTTTGCCTCTACGAACAACGCGCCGGGGTGGAATGGCGACACTCCGAGTTCTCCGACAAGCCCAAAGAGCGCTGGACCGAGTCCCGTGCTCGCCGGGAGTTGGTCTTGCGCTCCACTTCGACTATCGGCAACTACGATTACACCTTTGATTGGATCTTCCTCCCCGATGGCGCGATCCGGGTGGTCGTCAGTGCCAATGGCACCGAGGAGACCAAAGCGGTCAAGAGCAAGACGCTAGCCGATGATATTGAGGGGAAAGACACGAGCCACGGCACGCTAGTGGCAGAGCATATCTCCGCCACGACGCACCAGCACATCTACGCCTACCGGCTCGACCTAGACATAGATGGCGACAACAACAGCTTCCTCGAAGCCACACCGACTGCTGTTCCCGTCAGCAACAGCCCCCGCAAGAGCGCGATGGTGATCGAGCAGAAGACGTTCAGCAACGAATTGGAGGCCAGACGACCCTTTGCGCTCTTGCCGCTCTGGCATGTGGTCAATCCTAATGTGCACAATGCCAATGGCTACGAGGTGAGCTACGTCCTTCAGCGCGGGGAGAATACTACCCCCTTGCTCACCCCCGAGGACTGGCCGCGCAAAAGAGCGGGTTTCATCGACTATGCTCTCTGGGTGACGCCCTATCAGCCTAACGAAGTCTACCCGGCGGGCGATTACCCCAACCAAAGTAAGGGCGGGGACGGTCTACCAGCCTGGGTCCAAGCTGACCGACCCATCAAGAACACCGACATCGTGCTCTGGTACACCTTTGGGATCACCCATGTAGTACGCCCCGAGGATTGGCCGACCCTGACTACGGAGAAAGCCTCCTTCGAGTTGCGGCCTTTCAATTTCTTTAACCGCACCCCGACCTTGGGCCAGCCTAAGTACCCCTGATCCGCTCAAGCACTCCTAAACCTGATCCCCCTTCGCTACTCAATCGGTGAGGGGGATTGGTTTTGGCAGGGTATTTGGATGTTTTTGGGCAGGATTTATGGGGTTGGCGGTACGAGTGAAAGTCGAACCCACAACAAGGAGACTACCCATTATCTAATCTAAAATTTGTTCCTATGAAGCTATTTTCCTGCACTTAGGATTTGTCTCTGTCAAACCCATGACTACTCGGTTCATATGCTTTTGTCGAGCTTGGCTGAGTAAATAGGAAAGTTTTACTTTGATTTCAGAGGTTCCCTAAAATCAATACCTATTACTTTAAGAAATGAAACTCCAGGATTTATCTTGACAATATCTTTTGCTCGTTCATATAAAGTATTAATGATTTCATCAAAGGATAAAGCTTGATCCTTCGAGGGCTTCCATGATTTCTGTTGCCCAAGGTATGCAAGCAATAATATTCCATGAGATGACCTAGAATCCGTCAATTTAAAGTTGAAGTGCGCCACCCAGGAGTTTACTGAGAAGAGGCTCATAGGGTAATCTGACGTTTACCAAGACGGAAAGAACCCCATGAGCTGCACACAGCTTCGCGTAAATGAGCGGCATCAGCTCCATGCTCTGAGGAATTCTAAGGGATTATCTCTACGCGCCATTACCTTATTGATGGCGCGTAGTCATACTACCTTATCGCGCGAGTTACACCGCAATGCTCAAGACATAGGTACTTATCTTCCTGATACCGTGCATTTCAACATGAAAGGCGGGAGGCTTCTAAAACTCCCTTCCAGCAGATATCGGCAGCAGTTTTAGTGGAGGTATTCTTCGCACAGTCAGGTGCTGGTGCACTTCAACTTTGAAAGATTATTTTTCCTAAAAATCTCAGGTAAATTAATATGATGGTCAAACTTTGTCATGAGTCTACTCTCTCTAATCTTGTTTATCGTTTCAGAAGTTATCTCATAGAAACCTTTACTTAAAATCTGCTGCAAAATAGCATATTCCTTAAACAGATACTCCCAACTAATATGGTTTTTTGTTTCACTTCTTGATTTACTCATAGTTCGTTATCAAAACCTCATCTACACTCCCTCGTTTTTCTGCATTGGAGTTGATGGCACGGATTGCACTAATCTTGTTTTTTTTGTATCTGGAGTCAGAATAAAGGTCAATAATAAAATCTGTATATGCATTGCTTACCATAACCTTACAGCCTATATCTGTCAGTCTGTCAGCGCACTTCTTTAGGCGAATTTGCTCTTCTCGATTGAATCCGTTGATATCGTAACCAGTAAATGATGATGTGTCTGAAACTGGATCATAAGGAGGATCAAAGTATACAAAATCTCCCTTTTTTGCTGAACTAACGGCTTCTTCAAAATCTATATCTAGCATTGATGTATTAGAACTTTTTAAGTAATCACTCACAGCTCTAAGTACTGCAATATCCAAAATATTAGGTTTCTTATATCTTCCAAAAGGTACATTGAAGTGTCCTTGAGAATTAACTCTGAACAGTCCATTATAACAAGTCTTGTTGAGATATATAATTCTTGCTGCTCTTTCTACAGGAGGTTTATCTTTAAATTCGTTTGATCGATCCCACTCTCTTATACCGTAGTAGTAGTATTCGTGATTCTCCTCTTGATGCCGCTTCAAGGCTTCAATCAGTTCTTCTACCGAATTCTGAATTACTCGATAGCAGTTTATAAGCTCTTTATTGCGGTCATTGATCAAAGTATTTTTACGCTGTAGTTCTAAAAAAACAGCTCCTCCTCCAACAAAAGGTTCGAAATAGGTATTAAATTTGGAAGGTAAATGCTGTTTGATAGTGGGCA encodes:
- a CDS encoding DNA adenine methylase codes for the protein MEKSRKPNALVRPFLKWAGGKRQLMPTIKQHLPSKFNTYFEPFVGGGAVFLELQRKNTLINDRNKELINCYRVIQNSVEELIEALKRHQEENHEYYYYGIREWDRSNEFKDKPPVERAARIIYLNKTCYNGLFRVNSQGHFNVPFGRYKKPNILDIAVLRAVSDYLKSSNTSMLDIDFEEAVSSAKKGDFVYFDPPYDPVSDTSSFTGYDINGFNREEQIRLKKCADRLTDIGCKVMVSNAYTDFIIDLYSDSRYKKNKISAIRAINSNAEKRGSVDEVLITNYE
- a CDS encoding type II restriction enzyme is translated as MSKSRSETKNHISWEYLFKEYAILQQILSKGFYEITSETINKIRESRLMTKFDHHINLPEIFRKNNLSKLKCTST
- a CDS encoding undecaprenyl-diphosphate phosphatase, with the protein product MNGWQAAVLGLVQGITEFLPISSTAHLKVIPVLLGWGDPGVAFTAIIQLGSLGAVLTYFAQDLWTIARGAWQGLQTGDRKRLEVRLFWSLLIGTLPIVAVGLALKPFLERDDNPLRGIPTIAIASIVMALLLGVAEVLGKRKRPIEKVRVLDGILIGCAQTLALVPGVSRSGSTLTTALFLGLQRADAARFSFLLGIPAIFLSGLLELKTLYDCQKPNAETICNSLAATNWGVLAIGVVSSAVFSYLAIAWLLQFLKTRSTLVFIGYRLLFGVGLLWLVGSGLIRS
- a CDS encoding copper amine oxidase → MGARIEAQAVTHPLDALSAKEITATVAVLKASGKVDKESRFAAIMLKEPAKATVWKWQPGQPLAGRQAFVAVKKGPKAFEAIVDLTARKVTDWKEIEGVQPVVVEEEYEMAKKLFKADPRLKAALAKRGIKDLKKEVECGGVAPGYFGPEVTGDRRLLAMQCTLNTEDKNEYAHPISGIKATVDLNERKIISFEDTGVVPIPHKITGFGNQKIILKQVGKLDKAPKPLKITQPKGASYRLRGQLVDWMNWQFHFRMDPRVGLVVSTVTYNDRGKVRRVMYEGSLGEVFVPYGDPSLDTFDRTYLDAGEFYLGRLTAPLQKDLDCPANATYFDAIFAKHKGTIERRVQAVCLYEQRAGVEWRHSEFSDKPKERWTESRARRELVLRSTSTIGNYDYTFDWIFLPDGAIRVVVSANGTEETKAVKSKTLADDIEGKDTSHGTLVAEHISATTHQHIYAYRLDLDIDGDNNSFLEATPTAVPVSNSPRKSAMVIEQKTFSNELEARRPFALLPLWHVVNPNVHNANGYEVSYVLQRGENTTPLLTPEDWPRKRAGFIDYALWVTPYQPNEVYPAGDYPNQSKGGDGLPAWVQADRPIKNTDIVLWYTFGITHVVRPEDWPTLTTEKASFELRPFNFFNRTPTLGQPKYP
- a CDS encoding type II toxin-antitoxin system HicB family antitoxin codes for the protein MHTVKFVCWEEDGVWLGYFQDYPDYWTQGETLENLKEYLKDLYIDLSSGQLPGIRRVEELVVT
- a CDS encoding response regulator transcription factor, with the translated sequence MNGPILVVEDDATLAQVLRKTLESEGFTVLLARDGRAALEMGRQPDLQMIILDLMLPRIGGLEVCQRLRQENITTPIIMLTARGLDTDKVFGLRLGADDYLTKPFNIDELLARIEAIRRRSSQSEKAPRQLSVGDIEIDFQRMSVTKQGRNLELSSREFQVLECLVKYAGQTVEREKIYQEVWGYDTAVTNRTIDFHIARLRQKLEDNPREPRYILTVHRSGYRFVV
- a CDS encoding threonine ammonia-lyase codes for the protein MAIPITLAAIQSAHKQIRAHVHYTRLLSSRVFDEKAGCHVHFKAEHEQKTGSFKVRGAFSKIVGLPPEVRARGLLTHSSGNHGQAVAYVAQAFGVPAVVVVPESAAQIKVAAMKSYGAEVLFCGDSTDARLEKVAQVLSTRGLTLIPPYDDWDIIQGQGTVGVEMLLHAPETSVLVIPVGGGGLLAGIALAAKALKPGIKIYGVETETAGDAYQSFYAGERVKISAPVTIADGIRTQMLGERNWEVIRTHVDGMLLVSEAEVLETLYFLITRLKVWVEPTAAVAAAALFTRKVPDVAGQVATTILCGGNADLDLLARLVR
- a CDS encoding DUF3386 domain-containing protein — encoded protein: MTQTVATDARDLFKAAYENRYTWDSSFPGYSAGFTLELDGVTHTGQVTITAGLQVEVQTEDPKAQEWLRNQLKDVVVHRKRSYFEESHGNHTFAFDGEPDSTGAQAILVGGDAMGSHYKVRDQQVVMVSRVMGRVAFTINHLEKLDTGNGYISTDYNAVFTNPKDGQVVRQVRFQDFYTPFDGHYLMTKQIVSGTEMGQKKYTAIEFTNIRLGA
- a CDS encoding L-serine ammonia-lyase yields the protein MEPTLGITTSIFDLFKVGPGPSSSHTIGPMKATLDFWHRLHDLPEPLLDRASAVEIHLFGSLSATGKGHGTDRAVVAGLLGWTPETCDPSAFSALLKRPEDRYSLQVRGRVIPLSAADIHFERGQHPFPFSNTLILRLLARDGVLWEEEYYSIGGGFIHRKGEESVLLSGVLPYPYTTMNELKRLLHTHNRTLPDVILANEMALTGCSRKEIYQRIDRIFSFMHRAVRRGLRTKGTLPGFIKLERKAPLLYRKAQACANTSDSFLIFLNAYCLAASEENAAGHVVVTAPTSGASGVIPGVSYLLKEHYHHPKQKLREGLMAAAAVGFLVKHNASISGAEMGCMGEVGTAAAMAAAMLTHCAGYSIKAVEAAAEIAIEHHLGMTCDPIGGYVQIPCIERNAMGAVKAYNAYLLASSGDQILQKISLDQVIRVMRATGQDMSKKYKETSEAGLALSSTEC
- a CDS encoding sensor histidine kinase, with product MKRFAALVEQSFYTAIRWCLKHQAPALLVILLAVVIPIGTLNVLEYRSMAKFEKDSTETVQNQLQYILGRLVLEVHDSLRQGGGLWFHSVVDREHVELLKGNAVLRQKIVNTLQDELHKQLKDFSKELLDPMIFVLAPKSGGSWQATFPKRPQDKKYNVAALNSRDYFISLKSVEQDVGYLFYYDEPSASLILLHPISSQKLHSFEEEGPPRPIQAVMGVIFPREFLSTKQNFESLTRRGKVNRFYTTPMDDVIANANYNFRVRDERGNLIFTDLAAGQDWEKLSKQGNYITSDLTITPEQKFLTGWQFSVMTRSNLQQITNFSLGQMYWASGLVAIALVLLLVITLRAGLVAVKVSDMKSDIVSGVSHDLKTPLAGIIASAQLLASGRVSGKEETQQFSGYIVTEAQRLTEVVEKVLTLAKLESRQLKMKPAAITVPELVDQAIQSISRAFPDAMILKGGIPRGVIYGDSQALTTVLVNLMENSIRYSKDRAWVKIQAFWSQHGEKRTLHVQVEDHGVGIPAHEQPFIFQKFYRVRNGLVTDTDGTGLGLAIASQIIRAHHGHIHVESEVGVGSKFIVRLPYERPNFGS
- a CDS encoding DUF3471 domain-containing protein produces the protein MVLSAEKTPYSVLVGTYRFAPFVPIGVTVSEENGHLYAQATGFPKGQLSPQTGLTFAFTAVNAQITFVRDEHGKVTQLHLTRDGQKLPPARKVS
- a CDS encoding helix-turn-helix domain-containing protein; the protein is MSCTQLRVNERHQLHALRNSKGLSLRAITLLMARSHTTLSRELHRNAQDIGTYLPDTVHFNMKGGRLLKLPSSRYRQQF